From the Planctomycetota bacterium genome, one window contains:
- a CDS encoding DUF1501 domain-containing protein, giving the protein MKLPPHLRLAQNVTRRTFLGGAGLGLGAMAMAELTGAPPLFAAENAAGATSAPGASAKQAAVDNPLAVRTPPLPAKAKSVIYLHMSGAPPVLDLFDYKPKLIELNGQPCPESIYRGERFAFIKGVPKMLGTPHEFKQYGQSRAWVSELLPRFTEIVDDVCLVRSMVTDQFNHAPAELFIYTGSPRAGNAALGSWLTYGLGTVNQDLPGFVVLLSGGTDPTGGKSLWSSGFLPSVYQGVQCRSSGEPILFSANPPGMDRGTRRASLDALRALNQLELAEDRDPETATRIAQYELAYRMQMAVPDAFDIAQEPENVRKAYGAEPGAASFANNCLLARRLVEKGVRYVQLYDWGWDMHGTSSDTDLVTGLPRKCKDVDQACAALIQDLKQRGLLDSTLVVWGGEFGRTPLNEERNGSKFLGRDHHPHCFTVWMAGGGVKRGYAHGQTDELGYRVAEGAVSVRDLQATILHLMGFDPYRLSYRFQGLNQRLIGPSDEGKVRRELLA; this is encoded by the coding sequence ATGAAACTGCCGCCGCATCTCCGCTTGGCGCAAAATGTCACGCGTCGCACATTCCTCGGTGGGGCCGGGCTCGGCCTGGGCGCAATGGCGATGGCCGAGTTGACCGGCGCGCCGCCGTTGTTCGCGGCTGAGAATGCCGCCGGCGCGACGAGCGCACCCGGCGCTTCGGCCAAACAAGCGGCGGTCGACAACCCCCTGGCCGTGCGAACGCCGCCCTTGCCGGCCAAGGCCAAGTCGGTGATCTATCTGCACATGTCGGGCGCGCCGCCGGTGCTGGACCTGTTCGATTACAAGCCCAAGCTGATCGAACTGAACGGCCAGCCCTGCCCCGAGTCAATCTATCGGGGCGAGCGGTTCGCGTTCATCAAAGGCGTGCCCAAGATGCTCGGCACGCCCCACGAGTTCAAGCAATACGGCCAGAGCCGCGCCTGGGTCAGCGAGTTGCTGCCGCGATTCACCGAGATCGTCGACGACGTCTGCCTGGTCCGCTCGATGGTCACCGACCAGTTCAACCACGCCCCGGCCGAGTTGTTCATCTACACTGGTTCGCCGCGCGCGGGCAATGCGGCGCTCGGCTCGTGGCTGACCTATGGGCTGGGGACCGTGAACCAGGACTTGCCGGGTTTTGTGGTGCTGCTGTCCGGCGGCACCGACCCGACCGGCGGTAAAAGCCTGTGGAGCAGCGGCTTCTTGCCTAGCGTCTATCAAGGGGTGCAGTGCCGCAGCTCGGGGGAGCCGATCTTGTTCTCGGCCAACCCGCCGGGCATGGACCGCGGCACGCGGCGCGCCAGCCTGGACGCGCTCCGTGCGCTCAATCAATTGGAACTGGCCGAAGATCGCGACCCGGAAACGGCCACGCGGATCGCCCAGTACGAGCTGGCCTATCGCATGCAGATGGCCGTGCCCGACGCGTTTGACATCGCGCAAGAGCCCGAGAATGTCCGCAAGGCCTACGGCGCCGAGCCGGGGGCCGCGTCGTTTGCCAACAATTGCCTGCTGGCCCGCCGGCTGGTCGAAAAGGGAGTGCGGTACGTGCAACTGTACGACTGGGGCTGGGACATGCACGGTACCAGTTCCGACACCGACCTGGTGACCGGCTTGCCGCGCAAGTGCAAGGACGTCGACCAGGCCTGCGCGGCGTTGATCCAAGACTTGAAGCAGCGCGGACTGTTGGATTCGACGCTGGTCGTGTGGGGGGGCGAGTTCGGCCGCACGCCGTTGAACGAAGAACGGAACGGCAGCAAGTTCCTGGGGCGCGACCACCATCCGCATTGCTTCACGGTCTGGATGGCCGGCGGCGGCGTGAAGCGCGGCTATGCCCACGGCCAGACCGACGAGCTGGGCTACCGGGTGGCCGAGGGAGCCGT